In Juglans microcarpa x Juglans regia isolate MS1-56 chromosome 8D, Jm3101_v1.0, whole genome shotgun sequence, the following are encoded in one genomic region:
- the LOC121242663 gene encoding uncharacterized protein LOC121242663 has protein sequence MANSMTVTMQNHRLPPAAATTPLSASSKHTVAFATPPNYAARLSHLLTLKGYIPLWCPTVLVHPTPHLLLPYLSPPFLQPFSALAFTSRTAIHSFSAAAARLNHALLSPQGDTFLIAALGKDAELIDSDVLAKFCHDPNRIRVLVPPTATPRGLVESLGEGNGRKILCLVPLVVGLEEPSVVPDFLRDLEANGWAPVRVNAYETRWAGPECAREVVERCESGALGALVFTSTAEVEGLLKSLREFGWTNLGELVRERCPEMVLAAHGPVTAAGAERLG, from the coding sequence ATGGCGAATTCGATGACCGTGACCATGCAAAATCATCGTCTTCCTCCTGCTGCTGCGACTACCCCACTGTCAGCCAGCAGCAAGCACACTGTCGCCTTCGCCACGCCTCCAAACTACGCAGCTCGCCTCTCTCACCTCCTCACCCTCAAGGGCTACATTCCTCTTTGGTGCCCCACTGTTCTTGTCCATCCGACACCACACCTCCTTCTTCCTTACCTATCTCCTCCCTTCCTCCAACCCTTCTCCGCCCTTGCCTTCACCTCACGTACAGCTATCCACTCGTTCTCCGCCGCCGCCGCCCGTCTCAACCACGCTCTTCTTTCCCCTCAAGGCGACACCTTTCTCATCGCCGCTCTGGGCAAAGACGCGGAGCTCATCGACAGTGACGTCCTGGCGAAGTTCTGTCACGACCCCAATCGGATTAGAGTTTTGGTCCCCCCGACCGCGACACCTAGAGGTCTGGTGGAATCGCTTGGGGAAGGGAACGGTCGGAAGATTCTGTGTCTGGTCCCACTCGTGGTGGGTCTGGAAGAGCCTTCCGTGGTCCCTGACTTTCTCCGGGACCTGGAGGCAAATGGGTGGGCTCCGGTCAGGGTAAACGCTTACGAGACGCGCTGGGCGGGGCCGGAGTGCGCGAGGGAGGTGGTGGAGAGGTGCGAGAGTGGGGCATTGGGTGCGCTCGTGTTCACGAGCACGGCCGAGGTGGAGGGTTTGCTGAAGAGCCTGAGGGAGTTTGGGTGGACGAACTTGGGAGAACTGGTGAGGGAAAGGTGTCCGGAGATGGTGTTGGCGGCGCACGGTCCCGTCACGGCGGCAGGGGCGGAGCGGTTGGGGTGA